From a region of the Panicum virgatum strain AP13 chromosome 2K, P.virgatum_v5, whole genome shotgun sequence genome:
- the LOC120687888 gene encoding probable amidase At4g34880 has protein sequence MVDLRLQVVAAVMGAALATAAAGSGQFEFQEATVDAIQLGFRSGSLTSTALVRFYLDQIARLNPLLRAVIEVNPDALAQAARADAERAASGGRCAAGLHGVPVLLKDNIATLDRLNTTAGSLALLGSVVRRDAGVAARLRRAGAVILGKANPSEWSNFRPVASGWSARGGQTLNPYVLSATPCGSSAGPGVAAAANMAAVTLGSETDGSILCPSSSNSVVGIKPTVGLTSRSGVIPITPRQDTIGPMCRTVSDAVHVLDAIVGYDELDAEATGAASKYIPRGGYTQFLRIDGLRGKRIGVPAVFFQGYDDLHTAAYQKHLNTMRKHGAIVIKDIDIATNFSDLYDQETLLMNAEFKLSLNAYLSDLLRSPVRSLADVIAFNNAHPLEERLKDFGQPDLIAAEATNGIGPKERAAIRRLDEISTDGLEKLMREHRLDAIVAPNSDASSVLAVGGYPGIAVPAGYDREGVPFAICFGGLRGYEPRLIEMAYAFEQATRVRRPPTFKR, from the exons ATGGTTGACCTGCGTCTCcaggtcgtcgccgccgtcatGGGCGCggccctcgccaccgccgccgccggcagcggccAGTTCGAGTTCCAGGAGGCCACCGTGGACGCCATCCAGCTGGGGTTCAGGAGCGGCAGCCTCACGTCGACGGCGCTCGTCCGGTTCTACCTGGACCAGATCGCCCGCCTCAACCCGCTGCTCCGCGCCGTCATCGAGGTGAACCCGGACGCGCTCGCGCAGGCGGCGCGCGCCGACGCCGAGCGCGCGGCGTCGGGAGGGCGCTGCGCCGCGGGGCTGCACGGCGTCCCCGTCCTGCTCAAGGACAACATCGCCACGCTCGACCGCCTCAACACCACCGCCGGCTCCCTCGCGCTGCTCGGCTCCGTCGTCCGCCGCGACGCCGGCGtggccgcccgcctccgccgcgccggcgccgtcatCCTCGGCAAGGCCAACCCCTCCGAGTGGTCCAACTTCCGCCCCGTCGCGTCCGGCTGGAGCGCTCGCGGCGGCCAGACGCTG AATCCATATGTTCTCTCGGCCACGCCGTGCGGGTCGAGCGCCGGGccgggcgtggccgcggcggcgaacaTGGCCGCCGTGACGCTGGGATCAGAGACCGACGGATCAATACTCTGCCCATCGTCGTCCAACTCCGTGGTTGGCATCAAGCCAACAGTTGGGCTGACCAGCCGGTCAGGCGTCATCCCGATCACGCCCAGGCAAGACACCATAGG GCCAATGTGCCGTACAGTATCCGATGCGGTCCATGTCCTGGACGCCATTGTTGGGTACGACGAGCTTGACGCTGAAGCGACTGGAGCAGCTTCCAAGTACATCCCGCGTGGGGGTTACACGCAGTTCCTGAGGATCGATGGACTAAGGGGCAAGAGGATTGGTGTCCCTGCTGTGTTTTTCCAAGGGTATGATGACCTGCATACGGCGGCATATCAGAAGCACCTCAATACAATGAG GAAACACGGCGCTATTGTGATCAAGGACATCGACATCGCGACAAATTTCAGTGATCTGTATGACCAAGAGACGCTTCTGATGAATGCAGAGTTCAAGTTGAGCCTGAATGCTTATTTGTCAGACCTGTTGCGCTCCCCGGTCCGCTCCCTTGCAGATGTCATAGCGTTCAACAACGCACACCCTTTAGAG GAGAGGCTCAAAGATTTTGGGCAGCCCGACCTCATCGCTGCCGAGGCAACCAACGGCATCGGCCCCAAGGAGAGAGCTGCGATCCGACGGCTGGACGAGATTTCCACCGACGGGCTGGAGAAGCTGATGAGGGAGCACCGGTTGGACGCGATCGTGGCGCCCAACAGCGACGCCTCCTCTgtcctcgccgtcggcggcTATCCCGGCATCGCCGTGCCGGCGGGGTACGACAGGGAGGGTGTCCCGTTCGCCATCTGCTTCGGCGGGCTCAGGGGCTACGAGCCGAGGTTGATCGAGATGGCCTACGCGTTCGAGCAAGCTACCAGAGTCAGGAGGCCACCTACTTTCAAGCGCTAG
- the LOC120687863 gene encoding vacuolar protein sorting-associated protein 24 homolog 1-like, whose protein sequence is MEKVKNLLKPRPTPQQQLREWQRRLRNECRVLDRQIRDVQREEKNVEKAIREAAKRNDMGSAKELAKELVRSRRAVNRLYENKAQLNSVSMHLGEIVATARTVGHLSKSAEVMKIVNNLMKAPELAATMQEFSKEMTKAGVMEEMVNEAVDSALDSEDMEEEIEEEVDKVLASVAGETASQLPDAVRTQKIQQASTSKVPEERQAVAEGVDDDDEDLEEIRARLAKVRS, encoded by the exons ATGGAGAAGGTGAAGAACCTGCTGAAGCCGCGGCcgacgccgcagcagcagctgcgcgagtggcagcgccgcctccgcaaCGAGTGCCGCGTCCTCGACCGCCAGATCCGAG ATGTGCAGAGGGAGGAGAAGAATGTGGAGAAAGCCATCAGGGAGGCTGCCAAGCGCAACGACATGGGATCCGCAAAG GAACTTGCTAAGGAACTTGTTAGATCAAGACGTGCTGTTAATCGTCTTTATGAAAACAAGGCCCAGCTGAACTCAGTATCAATGCACCTTGGAGAAATTGTTG CAACTGCAAGAACAGTGGGCCATCTGTCCAAGAGTGCTGAAGTGATGAAAATTGTTAATAATCTAATGAAAGCTCCAGAGTTGGCTGCCACTATGCAAGAATTTAGCAAAGAAATGACGAAG GCTGGTGTCATGGAAGAGATGGTGAATGAAGCTGTTGATTCAGCTTTGGACTCTGAGGACATGGAAGAGGAAATTGAGGAGGAGGTCGACAAGGTTCTTGCTTCGGTAGCAGGGGAGACTGCATCCCAGCTACCAGATGCTGTCAGGACACAGAAGATACAGCAGGCTTCAACAAGCAAGGTTCCAGAGGAG CGACAAGCTGTTGCTGAGGGtgttgatgacgacgacgaagaCCTAGAAGAGATCAGGGCCCGGCTTGCCAAAGTGAGGTCATAA
- the LOC120687904 gene encoding putative F-box/FBD/LRR-repeat protein At5g44950 isoform X2, with translation MELRSGLTLRSEPPLGSRRPCGPRAGQCGDTDGVDHISGLPDDLLLQVLVRLRCARAAAHTSLLSRRWRGLWRHLPELSFRGIAPGALETALAQVSRTELRLLDIDVPEHHSYSVAGVGSLLRTAARLAPVVLSLVFRGDMVGRDIPVDLSIFHRATSISLNVTNSVSYLRHTLLAPGGELPVLERLSISGCHMGIIDTGVLFRRCPRLRVLELHRFWHLGKGMVRLHSTTIEELVVASDWWIGGIDIVAPALKKCTMDTCMGKDFNVSFLAPVVKDIHWRCRCAFRNVAISEMWRLHELDLWMEESVCGLDLTIEIRDIPLYDVVRDLKQQIAQLPKFSVLRLHLLTWGHVFGAMVLNLLGFCAGIQSLKLVVPRNEHEACPPNCPCDGPENWRNQNISLMALEEIAIENLEGSGHEVDFVKLVFRCAPLMKRMTVKLSPKVLPGDSGYKEICNIFKAKRPSVECYVYSSCGEQVVYA, from the exons ATGGAGTTGCGCTCCGGTCTCACCCTCCGTTCGGAGCCACCCCTCGGATCTCGCCGCCCCTGCGGGCCGCGGGCCGGCCAATGCGGCGACACTGACGGCGTGGACCACATCAGCGGCCTTCCCGACGACCTCCTCCTCCAGGTCCTCGTCCGCCTCCgttgcgcccgcgccgccgcccacaccaGCCTGCTCTCGCGCCGCTGGCGCGGCCTCTGGAGGCACCTCCCCGAGCTCTCCTTCCGCGGCATCGCGCCGGGCGCTCTCGAAACCGCCCTCGCCCAGGTCTCCCGCACAGAGCTGCGCCTCCTCGATATCGATGTCCCCGAGCACCACAGCTACTCCGTCGCAGGCGTCGGTTCTCTGCTGCGCACCGCCGCGCGTCTGGCGCCCGTGGTGCTAAGCCTAGTATTTCGCGGTGACATGGTGGGTCGCGACATCCCCGTCGATCTGTCCATCTTCCACCGTGCGACATCGATCAGTCTGAATGTGACCAATAGTGTGAGCTACCTCCGCCACACACTGCTGGCACCGGGCGGTGAGCTCCCTGTGCTCGAGAGGCTCTCTATCTCAGGCTGCCACATGGGCATCATAGACACCGGTGTCCTGTTCCGGCGGTGTCCGCGCCTGCGTGTGCTGGAGCTGCACCGTTTCTGGCATTTAGGCAAGGGCATGGTCCGTCTCCATTCGACGACGATTGaggagcttgttgtggcttCTGACTGGTGGATTGGGGGTATTGACATTGTAGCCCCTGCGCTAAAGAAGTGCACCATGGATACCTGCATGGGCAAGGATTTCAATGTGTCATTTTTAGCACCTGTGGTGAAGGATATCCATTGGCGCTGCAGGTGTGCCTTCAGGAATGTAGCAATCAGTGAGATGTGGCGCCTGCATGAGCTGGATTTATGGATGGAGGAGAGCGTCTGCGGCCTAGATTTGACAATTGAAATTCGG GACATCCCATTATATGATGTGGTCCGGGACTTGAAGCAACAAATAGCCCAGCTTCCTAAATTTTCTGTTTTGAGGCTACATTTGTTAACATGGGGACATGTTTTTGGTGCTATGGTGTTGAACCTACTTGGGTTTTGTGCTGGCATACAAAGTCTTAAGTTGGTCGTACCACGAAACGAG CATGAAGCATGCCCCCCAAATTGCCCTTGTGATGGACCAGAAAACTGGAGAAATCAGAATATTTCCTTGATGGCTCTCGAAGAAATAGCGATAGAAAATCTGGAAGGAAGTGGGCATGAAGTTGACTTTGTGAAACTTGTGTTCAGATGCGCCCCCCTGATGAAACGAATGACCGTGAAACTGTCGCCTAAGGTCTTACCAGGTGACAGTGGGTACAAGGAAATCTGTAACATATTCAAGGCGAAGCGGCCGTCTGTAGAATGCTATGTCTATAGCAGTTGCGGTGAGCAGGTTGTGTATGCATGA
- the LOC120687904 gene encoding putative F-box/FBD/LRR-repeat protein At5g44950 isoform X1, whose protein sequence is MELRSGLTLRSEPPLGSRRPCGPRAGQCGDTDGVDHISGLPDDLLLQVLVRLRCARAAAHTSLLSRRWRGLWRHLPELSFRGIAPGALETALAQVSRTELRLLDIDVPEHHSYSVAGVGSLLRTAARLAPVVLSLVFRGDMVGRDIPVDLSIFHRATSISLNVTNSVSYLRHTLLAPGGELPVLERLSISGCHMGIIDTGVLFRRCPRLRVLELHRFWHLGKGMVRLHSTTIEELVVASDWWIGGIDIVAPALKKCTMDTCMGKDFNVSFLAPVVKDIHWRCRCAFRNVAISEMWRLHELDLWMEESVCGLDLTIEIRDIPLYDVVRDLKQQIAQLPKFSVLRLHLLTWGHVFGAMVLNLLGFCAGIQSLKLVVPRNESSLLSQHEACPPNCPCDGPENWRNQNISLMALEEIAIENLEGSGHEVDFVKLVFRCAPLMKRMTVKLSPKVLPGDSGYKEICNIFKAKRPSVECYVYSSCGEQVVYA, encoded by the exons ATGGAGTTGCGCTCCGGTCTCACCCTCCGTTCGGAGCCACCCCTCGGATCTCGCCGCCCCTGCGGGCCGCGGGCCGGCCAATGCGGCGACACTGACGGCGTGGACCACATCAGCGGCCTTCCCGACGACCTCCTCCTCCAGGTCCTCGTCCGCCTCCgttgcgcccgcgccgccgcccacaccaGCCTGCTCTCGCGCCGCTGGCGCGGCCTCTGGAGGCACCTCCCCGAGCTCTCCTTCCGCGGCATCGCGCCGGGCGCTCTCGAAACCGCCCTCGCCCAGGTCTCCCGCACAGAGCTGCGCCTCCTCGATATCGATGTCCCCGAGCACCACAGCTACTCCGTCGCAGGCGTCGGTTCTCTGCTGCGCACCGCCGCGCGTCTGGCGCCCGTGGTGCTAAGCCTAGTATTTCGCGGTGACATGGTGGGTCGCGACATCCCCGTCGATCTGTCCATCTTCCACCGTGCGACATCGATCAGTCTGAATGTGACCAATAGTGTGAGCTACCTCCGCCACACACTGCTGGCACCGGGCGGTGAGCTCCCTGTGCTCGAGAGGCTCTCTATCTCAGGCTGCCACATGGGCATCATAGACACCGGTGTCCTGTTCCGGCGGTGTCCGCGCCTGCGTGTGCTGGAGCTGCACCGTTTCTGGCATTTAGGCAAGGGCATGGTCCGTCTCCATTCGACGACGATTGaggagcttgttgtggcttCTGACTGGTGGATTGGGGGTATTGACATTGTAGCCCCTGCGCTAAAGAAGTGCACCATGGATACCTGCATGGGCAAGGATTTCAATGTGTCATTTTTAGCACCTGTGGTGAAGGATATCCATTGGCGCTGCAGGTGTGCCTTCAGGAATGTAGCAATCAGTGAGATGTGGCGCCTGCATGAGCTGGATTTATGGATGGAGGAGAGCGTCTGCGGCCTAGATTTGACAATTGAAATTCGG GACATCCCATTATATGATGTGGTCCGGGACTTGAAGCAACAAATAGCCCAGCTTCCTAAATTTTCTGTTTTGAGGCTACATTTGTTAACATGGGGACATGTTTTTGGTGCTATGGTGTTGAACCTACTTGGGTTTTGTGCTGGCATACAAAGTCTTAAGTTGGTCGTACCACGAAACGAG TCTTCACTTCTGTCTCAGCATGAAGCATGCCCCCCAAATTGCCCTTGTGATGGACCAGAAAACTGGAGAAATCAGAATATTTCCTTGATGGCTCTCGAAGAAATAGCGATAGAAAATCTGGAAGGAAGTGGGCATGAAGTTGACTTTGTGAAACTTGTGTTCAGATGCGCCCCCCTGATGAAACGAATGACCGTGAAACTGTCGCCTAAGGTCTTACCAGGTGACAGTGGGTACAAGGAAATCTGTAACATATTCAAGGCGAAGCGGCCGTCTGTAGAATGCTATGTCTATAGCAGTTGCGGTGAGCAGGTTGTGTATGCATGA
- the LOC120687875 gene encoding uncharacterized protein LOC120687875 isoform X2 yields the protein MGGCIGNLSKSQSLQDSKLKGSLRKRSRYSSTGNRRQWQSGQDPMENNVSISVSLEGNISSIPNSIVNDSKISMENGVDTSFINHAAITWAVMRRQWVGHQAEVPKKAPREPVISWCTTYDDLLSTSEHFPQPIPLSEMVDFLVDIWHEEGLYD from the exons ATGGG TGGCTGTATTGGTAATTTAAGCAAATCTCAGTCACTTCAAGATTCTAAGCTGAAAGGATCTTTAAGAAAGAGGTCTCGGTATTCATCTACTGGAAACAGAAGGCAATGGCAATCGGGTCAAGATCCAATGGAGAACAATGTTAGCATATCAGTTTCTCTTGAGGGGAATATCTCATCAATTCCGAACTCAATAGTCAACGATTCTAAAATCTCTATGGAAAACGGGGTAGATACATCATTTATCAACCATg CTGCTATAACATGGGCTGTGATGAGAAGGCAATGGGTTGGACATCAGGCAGAAGTTCCCAAAAAGGCACCTCGAGAGCCAGTAATAAG TTGGTGCACAACATATGATGATCTCTTGTCGACAAGCGAACATTTTCCACAGCCAATCCCACTATCT GAGATGGTTGATTTTTTGGTCGACATATGGCATGAAGAAGGGCTCTATGATTAG
- the LOC120687847 gene encoding serine carboxypeptidase-like: protein MGPASRSPALVLLGLLLLAVSAARGSPDGGSVLRLPSSAPRHLAPRFPRSAAVDLIRPLNLHPADASPRPAAADGAPAPAGTLVERPIRLASLAAEGTSVKDLGHHAGYYRLPNTHDARMFYFFFESRGHKDDPVVIWLTGGPGCSSELALFYENGPFHIADNLSLVWNDFGWDKASNLIYVDQPTGTGFSYSSDSWDTRHNEAAISNDLYDFLQAFFAEHPEYAKNDFFITGESYAGHYIPAFASRVYRGNNNNEGIHINLKGFAIGNGLTDPAIQYKAYPDYALDMGLITKSQFNRINKIVPTCEFAVKLCGTSGTVSCLAAYFVCNTIFSAIRTIIGSKNYYDIRKPCVGSLCYDFSNLEKFLNKKTVRESLGVGDIEFVSCSPSVYEAMLLDWMRNLEVGIPELLENDIKVLIYAGEYDLICNWLGNSRWVNSMEWSGKEAFVSSSDKPFTVDGKEAGVLKSHGPLSFLKVHDAGHMVPMDQPKAALEMLKRWTSGNLSSPSSVSQKLDFDM, encoded by the exons ATGGGGCCCGCCAGTAGGAGCCCCGCGCTCgtgctcctcggcctcctcctgctcgccgtctccgccgcccgcggctcgccggatGGCGGGAGCGTCCTCCGGCtcccctcctccgcgccgcggcACCTGGCCCCGCGCTTCCCCCGCTCCGCGGCCGTCGACCTGATCCGCCCCCTCAACCTCCACCCCGCCGACGCCTCcccgcgtcccgccgccgccgacggcgcccccgcccccgcgggGACACTCGTCGAAAGGCCCATCCGCCTCGCGTCCCTCGCGGCCGAGGGCACGTCGGTGAAGGACCTCGGCCACCACGCAGGGTACTACCGCCTCCCCAACACCCACGACGCCAG GATGTTCTACTTCTTCTTCGAGTCGAGGGGGCACAAGGACGACCCCGTGGTGATCTGGCTCACGGGCGGGCCCGGGTGCAGCAGCGAGCTCGCGCTCTTCTACGAGAATGGACCCTTCCACATAGCGGACAACTTGTCGCTCGTCTGGAATGACTTTGGCTGGGACAAG GCATCCAACCTTATCTATGTTGACCAGCCCACTGGAACTGGTTTCAGCTACAGCTCGGACTCATGGGACACTCGCCACAACGAAGCTGCCATCAGCAATGATTTGTATGACTTCCTGCAG GCCTTTTTCGCTGAGCACCCAGAGTATGCTAAAAATGATTTCTTCATAACCGGGGAATCATATGCTGGCCATTACATTCCTGCCTTTGCAAGTCGTGTGTACCGAGGAAACAATAACAATGAGGGCATTCACATTAATCTGAAG GGTTTCGCGATTGGCAATGGGCTAACAGATCCAGCAATACAGTACAAGGCATACCCTGATTATGCATTGGATATGGGATTGATCACAAAATCACAGTTTAACAGGATCAATAAAATAGTTCCAACTTGTGAATTTGCTGTCAAGCTTTGTG GTACCTCTGGCACTGTATCTTGCCTTGCCGCTTACTTTGTTTGTAATACAATATTCAGTGCCATCAGGACAATCATAGGGAGTAAAAAT TACTATGACATCAGGAAACCATGTGTTGGAAGCCTGTGCTATGATTTCTCAAATTTGGAGAAATTTCTGAATAAAAAAACTGTTAGAGAGAGCCTTGGAGTTGGAGACATAGAGTTCGTTTCATGCAGCCCGAGTGTCTATGAGGCCATGTTATTAGATTGGATGAGGAACCTTGAAGTTGGAATCCCTGAACTCCTTGAGAATGACATCAAAGTGTTGATTTATGCGGGAGAGTATGATCTCATATGCAACTGGCTCG GGAACTCGAGATGGGTAAACTCTATGGAATGGTCTGGAAAGGAAGCTTTTGTCTCATCGTCTGATAAGCCCTTCACTGTCGATGGAAAAGAAGCCGGTGTTCTAAAGAGCCATGGTCCTTTGAGTTTCTTGAAG GTGCATGATGCTGGTCACATGGTACCGATGGATCAACCGAAGGCTGCTCTGGAGATGCTGAAGAGGTGGACTTCCGGAAACCTTTCGAGCCCGTCTTCAGTCTCCCAGAAGCTTGATTTCGATATGTGA
- the LOC120687875 gene encoding uncharacterized protein LOC120687875 isoform X1 produces MTSSLSLYGSSGCIGNLSKSQSLQDSKLKGSLRKRSRYSSTGNRRQWQSGQDPMENNVSISVSLEGNISSIPNSIVNDSKISMENGVDTSFINHAAITWAVMRRQWVGHQAEVPKKAPREPVISWCTTYDDLLSTSEHFPQPIPLSEMVDFLVDIWHEEGLYD; encoded by the exons ATGACATCCTCTTTGAGCTTATATGGG AGCAGTGGCTGTATTGGTAATTTAAGCAAATCTCAGTCACTTCAAGATTCTAAGCTGAAAGGATCTTTAAGAAAGAGGTCTCGGTATTCATCTACTGGAAACAGAAGGCAATGGCAATCGGGTCAAGATCCAATGGAGAACAATGTTAGCATATCAGTTTCTCTTGAGGGGAATATCTCATCAATTCCGAACTCAATAGTCAACGATTCTAAAATCTCTATGGAAAACGGGGTAGATACATCATTTATCAACCATg CTGCTATAACATGGGCTGTGATGAGAAGGCAATGGGTTGGACATCAGGCAGAAGTTCCCAAAAAGGCACCTCGAGAGCCAGTAATAAG TTGGTGCACAACATATGATGATCTCTTGTCGACAAGCGAACATTTTCCACAGCCAATCCCACTATCT GAGATGGTTGATTTTTTGGTCGACATATGGCATGAAGAAGGGCTCTATGATTAG